In Pseudoliparis swirei isolate HS2019 ecotype Mariana Trench unplaced genomic scaffold, NWPU_hadal_v1 hadal_28, whole genome shotgun sequence, the following are encoded in one genomic region:
- the iqcc gene encoding IQ domain-containing protein C — MERSKRENILTCFQASARGYLVRNEVRRARGDFEDIVKEIDGGLTHLEWRETAVPVPRFTDTDGPLLRPGSSACKPSNARRVVCASPQRSAPSAPSAASSSAPSAPSSSSAPPPSSAPSAAPLSEETGDQCVLPEKMEAERDDSQTKGRASLSQHGVQKGSAEVEKDGDSSSTTWSSLELDVNYGHSHKAAGPSSVAPEGPCAPEALRLHRNALTMELVWLQQAIGSRKQYLSLKDRLSVS, encoded by the exons ATGGAGAGAAGCAAACGGGAGAATATACTCACCTGTTTTCAG GCATCTGCTCGGGGATACTTGGTGAGAAATGAAGTCCGTCGTGCCCGAGGAGACTTCGAGGATATCGTGAAAGAGATCGATGGAGGCTTGACCCATTTGGAGTGGCGGGAGACGGCGGTCCCGGTTCCCCGCTTCACAGACACT GACGGCCCACTTCTACGTCCCGGCAGCTCTGCCTGCAAACCTTCAAATGCACGACGAGTTGTTTGTGCCAGTCCCCAGAGATCAGCACCATCAGCACCAtcagcagcatcatcatcagcaccatcagcaccatcatcatcatcagcaccaccaccatcatcagcaccatcagcagcaccattgtcagaggagacaggagaccaGTGTGTCCTCCCAGAGAAGATGGAAGCAGAGAGAGATGATTCACAAACCAAAGGACGGGCCTCCCTCTCGCAGCACGGTGTCCAGAAAGGAAGCGCAGAGGTGGAGAAAGATggagactcctcctccaccacctggaGCAGTTTGGAGCTGGACGTGAACTACGGTCACTCTCACAAAG CGGCCGGGCCGTCCAGCGTGGCTCCGGAGGGGCCCTGTGCCCCGGAGGCCCTGCGTCTCCATAGAAACGCCCTGACCATGGAGCTGGTCTGGCTGCAACAGGCCATCGGCAGCAGGAAACAG TACTTGTCACTGAAGGACAGGCTGAGCGTCTCCTGA